A DNA window from Loxodonta africana isolate mLoxAfr1 chromosome 7, mLoxAfr1.hap2, whole genome shotgun sequence contains the following coding sequences:
- the LOC100654107 gene encoding olfactory receptor 5M8-like, which yields MVTVTENLGVIILIPVNARLHTHMYFFLSHLSFVDLCFSTNVTPKMLEIFLSEKKTISYSACLVQCYFFIALVHVEIYVLAVMAFDRYMAICNPLLYGSKMSKSVCTSLITVPYVYGALTGLMETMWTYNLAFCGPNEINHFYCADPPLIKLACSDTYNKETSMLVVAGCNLSFSLLIILVSYLYIFPAILRIRSTEGRHKALSTSGSHLTAVTIFYATLFLMYLRPPSEESVEQGKMVAIFYTTVIPMLNPMIYSLRNKDVKEAFTKQLLRKKLLS from the coding sequence ATGGTCACAGTGACAGAGAATCTGGGTGTGATTATACTCATCCCTGTCAATGCCCGGCTCCACACACACATGTACTTTTTCCTGAGCCACTTATCCTTTGTGGATCTGTGCTTCTCCACCAATGTGACTCCAAAGATGCTGGAGATTTTCCTCTCAGAGAAGAAAACCATTTCCTATTCTGCTTGTCTGGTGCAGTGTTACTTTTTTATTGCCTTGGTCCATGTGGAGATCTATGTCTTGGCTGTGATGGCCTTTGACCGGTACATGGCCATCtgcaaccctctactttatggcAGCAAAATGTCTAAGAGTGTCTGTACATCCCTCATCACGGTGCCTTATGTGTATGGAGCTCTCACTGGCCTGATGGAGACCATGTGGACCTACAACCTggccttctgtggccccaatgagATTAACCACTTCTACTGTGCTGACCCTCCACTGATTAAGCTGGCTTGTTCTGACACTTACAACAAAGAGACATCAATGCTTGTTGTGGCTGGGTGTAACCTTTCCTTTTCACTCCTCATTATCCTTGTTTCCTATCTTTATATTTTTCCTGCCATCCTGAGGATCCGCTCTACAGAGGGCAGACACAAAGCTTTGTCTACCTCTGGCTCCCATCTGACAGCTGTCACCATATTCTATGCAACtctttttctcatgtatctcagACCCCCCTCAGAGGAATCTGTGGAACAGGGGAAAATGGTGGCTATATTTTATACCACGGTTATCCCCATGTTGAACCCcatgatttatagccttagaaataaAGATGTGAAAGAGGCATTCACCAAACAGCTGTTGAGAAAAAAACTACTTTCTTAa